A DNA window from Impatiens glandulifera chromosome 7, dImpGla2.1, whole genome shotgun sequence contains the following coding sequences:
- the LOC124945731 gene encoding N-acetyl-D-glucosamine kinase-like produces the protein MKRYRNVEIWEFEQEMTGRRRQVILGLDGGTTSTVCVCVPVFSFKDALPDPLPVLSRSVAGCSNHNSVGEAAAEETVERVMADALSKSGSNRSSVVAVCLAVSGVNHPTDQQRMLCWLRDIFPSHVQLFVENDAIAALASGTMGKLHGCVLIAGTGTIAYGFTKDGREARAAGAGPVLGDWGSGYGIAAHALTAVVRAHDGRGPFTMLTSSILRNLKLYSADELIGWTYADPSWARIAALLPVVISCAKSGDQVAIKILFDAVEELASSVKAVVQRLSLSGKDGKDSFPLVMVGGVLEPNNGWDIGKEVVNSISDYFPGVLPIRPRVEPAIGAALLAWNVLMRQSVQKGYETL, from the exons ATGAAAAGGTACAGGAATGTGGAGATTTGGGAATTTGAGCAAGAAATGACAGGGAGGAGAAGGCAAGTTATTTTAGGATTGGACGGTGGAACTACTTCCACCGTCTGCGTTTGTGTCCCCGTCTTCTCTTTCAAGGATGCCCTACCCGATCCTCTTCCCGTTCTCTCCCGTTCCGTCGCCGGTTGCTCCAATCACAACAGCGTCGGCG AAGCTGCTGCAGAGGAGACAGTTGAGCGGGTTATGGCAGATGCACTTTCAAAGTCTGGTTCAAACCGCTCTTCTGTTGTAGCTGTTTGCTTGGCAGTTTCCGGTGTTAATCATCCAACTGATCAGCAACGCATGTTATGTTGGCTTAG AGACATATTTCCTAGCCATGTTCAACTATTTGTTGAGAATGATGCCATAGCTGCTTTGGCTAGTGGAACAATGGGAAAGCTTCATGGATGCGTTTTGATAGCTGGTACAGGAACTATTGCTTATGGATTTACTAAAGATGGTAGAGAAGCTCGAGCTGCTGGTGCAGGTCCTGTCTTAGGTGACTGGGGCAG TGGTTACGGAATAGCTGCCCATGCATTGACTGCAGTCGTAAGAGCTCATGATGGTCGTGGACCATTTACAATGCTTACATCAAGTATTTTAAGGAACCTTAAACTTTATTCAGCAGATGAACTTATTGG ATGGACATACGCGGATCCTTCTTGGGCTCGAATTGCTGCTCTTCTTCCAGTTGTGATTTCTTGTGCAAAGAGTGGTGACCAGGTTGCAATAAAGATCTTGTTTGATGCGGTTGAAGAGTTAGCTTCCAGTGTTAAAGCTGTTGTTCAAAGACTAAGTTTGAGTGGGAAAG ATGGAAAGGATTCGTTCCCTTTAGTAATGGTTGGTGGTGTTCTTGAACCGAATAATGGTTGGGACATTGGGAAAGAGGTTGTAAACTCTATCAGTGATTACTTCCCGGGGGTTCTACCTATTCGTCCAAGG GTGGAGCCTGCAATAGGAGCAGCTTTGTTGGCTTGGAATGTTTTGATGAGACAATCAGTGCAAAAAGGATACGAAACGTtataa